DNA sequence from the Plodia interpunctella isolate USDA-ARS_2022_Savannah chromosome 12, ilPloInte3.2, whole genome shotgun sequence genome:
ATAGTACATCATGAGAAAGCTATAAATTGGAGATACTACTCATATGTGACGGTCTAGCCTTTCGTACCACAGAACTGTGGAGGACGTTCTTAATTCgacattttgtttcaattattGTGAACTTTGAagcggcggtggtgtaatggttaaggtAATGTTTTTCCCGCCTTTGGATGTCGTTTTGTcggttaataaaattatataaaacctaAAACAATCTTTGGCCAATTCTTCGTTGTTGTCTGAATCGTGGAGAACTGTTGTGAAATGGTGGAACccactccaccgacaagagtccatatataataattcatatttccATTCTAATAAGGGAAAATGCCATGGGGatcgaaattatttaatggAAAACGGTGGAAAATGGAAACGGTTTCTAATAAGATAAaagtaataagatttttaaattatcataaagataaaaagttattttatttgcataaacacttgtaaattgatacataaaaCCTTAAAACACTTCAGACTCAACATACATTACCATAGAGTGTGTAAATATAGTTACAGTCGCTGCTATACaagtaaagaaaaagaatcatttacgaataattaaataaatagttatactCACTATGTATTGAATTTATGACAATTAGGTATGATCATAATTTTaccataaattaatattcttttgtGAACaggattaaacatattttaaggaACAACGCCCTCTAGTTTCGAGTAGCATGTATTAATACTCGATacaagatggcgctactgATGAAATAACCGAATGAATTTGCGAACTACTTCTAGGACTTCGCTTTCATTATTTCTAGCTTTAAAATGGTCCTATATTCTAGATAatcgaaataatataatctatatgGAGAATGAGagcaaacatacaaactctcgcatttttaatcaaaccaaattaaatcttagacgaataaaaaaaatatgttttatagaGTATTTATGCCTGTGGTTTGGGCTAATGGTTCCACGGAGGATACACTCATATCCtaccgtggatatcgtactaGGTGCTTTGAGACAGATGACATTAGGCAGGCAGTCggatgtaaaataataacggCCGAATAGTCAACgttttcaagtttatttttacgttgacTCAGCGGtttgcggcgtcacagctccgaacgAAAAGAACACGACAACGCGCATCAACAAGAACGTTATGTATCTGAAaaagatttactattttgacGCGCGAAGATGAGCGAGAGGTGTCTGTGGTTTAGGCCGTAGTTTGACATTAGCCAAAGAGTACCCAGAAAACTTTAATcagaaaaacaaagaaaaaattcCAAACACGAAATCCATCTAAACATCTGTCAGGCACAAAGACAACAATTGTCAGCAATTTTTCAATAAGTACATTTTCCtggttaaaatgaaaaattcaaGGTGTAGGCATATGTAGGGGACATTTCGTGTTGAGTTTCGCATGAGGAGTTGAGATGGTCCGGTGGCGGTATTTTCTGGTAGTGGCTTTGCTGCTACTTCTGCCGGTGAAGACTGGCTCTAAGTTGGATGACGATGATGAAGAAGAGTAAGTAACAGTACTGGCTAATGTACTTGCTCAGACTATGTCAATATTTGCCGCATTCACCGTCGTTCGTGGCTCGAAGAAGAATCACCAATCGCCAATGTTACTTTGCAATATGATCGAGTGTAAATTTAGACTTCTATCGCACATTTTCGCAcatcacaaattttaaaatttaaaaacagaatTTCGCATCAACGATAAATTGATTTCAACCAATCTACGAGCTATGTAGTAACTACATCAGTAGTAAGTAAAATAGTACTAATGGCAGAAATGTCGttatctaaaaattatttggATTTGTTGACTCGTTGTCATGTTTGATTGTTTAAAAAGCGATTTAGTTGATTATGTCAAATTGTCCCAACCAGGAACCTAGCTGGTGGAGGACCAGAGCCCGCTGCTGAGCCAGACAAGTAAGTATTCGAAGGTGTGTAAGAAATGCTGAGAAAGTCCCATTTAAAACGAATACCAAAACTTTTTGTGATAAATGTAATCCAAAACCCATTAGCCAATAAGTTTAAGGTCaatccaaattttatttgtgttataaataaatcagtgtTCTCAGTgatctaattattttatatgagtTTTCGGAATGCATCTCAATATGATTAGAAAACGGTTATGACTATAACTAGATCGCTTTAAGACAATATgcttatacctattttaagcTTTAGGACTCTGATATGACTAATAAagtatatgattattttttttgcattggGATTGTGGGAATGATATCACGCAATGCACTCAGTGTTCCCTTTCAATtcattgtcaaaattaaaattaatatttgtagttGGTCAGCAAATAGCAATTTTTCAATATCTCAAGCCTAGTAAAACTTTGAGACAAAGATTATCGGCGTTCtaaatggatttattttgttggaatgtatacaatatattgCATTACTCTTTTGTGTTAACTCTAATGTTTCTGGTGTCAAATTTTGATGATACCAATGATATCATGAACACTGTCAAATAGCGGTCGTCATATTAAAGTGATAAACCAGTGTGCATGTTTCCTTGAATACATGTTCCTTTACCAGAAGCAAAAGGCAGTTGATGAAAATATCTACGCATAAGGCGTCTTTAATTATCATTacaccattggcacgcatgtCCTCTATGAAGAAATCCAATAGCACGTTTTAAGCTTGCCCCAGAACTAGACAGAAACGACATTGCCAAAAATATGTACCCTATACAACTGAACTAGTGATATAAATGTAGGTATCATACAGTTAACATATGGAATGAGTAGGAAAACCCCCTTCCAGACGCCCAGATGAGTCTGACGAGGAAGAAGACGATGATGACGACGATGACGATGAAGAAACGTCCGAGAAGAACGACAGGGAACCACCGTCGACGGCTGCGAGGCGAGCGCCCACGGCACCAGTGGTGACCACCAAAGCTGCCACCAAAATGTCTACTGTAACTAAGACGGAGAAGAAAAGACCGTTGGAGTGCTATGTCTGTGCCTACAAGTCGGAAACGCCGATGAGGTCATGCCTGGATCCCACAAAATTCAGGTAGTCTTTTTTCTTCTTGACTTTTTCCAGTTATCACAGTATATTAACTCCTTCCATTTAGCGCTGTTACTTGCCCATAATTTTCACGCTTTCCCTAACGCAAACCATCCACCTTTACATTACCTTTTCCTCTATTTGTGATACctttaactttaacaaaattcaggtatatattaataaattcagggggcttaccatcatctcttaacgcgatccactttacgacctaaactgaactgcatcgcaaaggTATTCAGACTATAAGATATGTAACAGTGTTTAGCTCCTGGCCTAGAATAAAGTGTTCCCTTGGATGGCGTTCAAGGAAACTAAGGGATAAAACACACACAGTTTTACACAAATCTAATGTGTATTTAGCCacttaaacttattttctttgtctttcaGAGTCCATACACTGACATGTCACAGTGCGGACGACAAATGCTTCACCTCGATAATCTCAAAACACAACGCCTACGAAGCAGTGGTCCGAGGATGTCGGTCCAACTGCATTGGGACCCCGGACACGACGTGTTGTGAGGTTAGAATCTCATCATTTTGGGCACATCCTACCACATAAGAAGACAGGGCCTCcgttagaaaatttaaaaagatctCTTCATCTCCATATTGTGTATGTTATTGGCTCCAGATTTTGTAAGTCTCTAATGAACTCAACAGTGTACAGttcaggttttctcacgatgttttctttcactaGAAGCAAGTTCTATTTAAACAaatggaattaataaaaaaaaattttttgtttcctATTTTAAACCAAAATCCAATGTTGGACACTATCGTAACTATAGAATCGACTTTTGGTCCATAAAAGATAAAAGGAATGTAAACATGATCGCGGCTGACGGGATCGCCATGTAGGAAAGGCGTACGTATGCGGAGATAAATTATACCACGTCTGCCACACAAGACACTGAAATCAGTGTCTTATAAGTAAAACACACGATTATATATTCCTCATAGAACCACAACACAATCGCTTCAAGATAAatgttaagtatttatatgatTACAGTTAAACCGATGTAACAATCAAGCCCTGGCAATGCCGACGCCCGCGCCGAAGTCGCTAGTCGCAGCCGACACGGCCACATCCAGTGCCCCAGAGAAGTCCCTACAACCTAATGTACTGTTCTTTGTCACAATTCTCCTAGTTCTCCAGACAGTCGTCCGGGTTGTTATCGTATAAATGTAGGTCCCTACATATGACGTTGACAGAAACAAACCCAATCAACTTTTTATGTTCTTAATTCACTTTAGTATAGCCTGATCactttagtttatattatgattGATAGTTAGTGAAAAAGTGAATCGAAGTGCTGTTTTTGTGactgtaaaaattattttgataatgttcgcgtattgtttttgtaataaaatttttgatcaTTGATTTTTTGTCTGTTGAATGCTCCTCTTCTGAATCTGGTCTCCTTTCAGGGCATCGATTCGAATAGGTCGTGCGTTAAACCTCATCACTTCTAcacaaatatttcatattattatttttaaccacatcttttgtcccactgctgggcaaaggcctcccctttaCTTCGATATTCATCCCCGTCTATTGATAACatgcaaaatattaatgtggagagaaaataaataattattaaaaatgttataacatGACAAACATGTATTAATAGTGTCTGTACCTTATTCCTAATTATACGTGCCTTAAAACCTATTCCCAGATAACTTAAAACAGAGATTAAGTTAGTTAGATGCGGGTCCGAAAACTACCGGTTAGTGGCAGATAATAAATCCACTTAACTGGCGAGTTCAAAAGACAAAGTTTTTCGACGGGACCCTTCTACTAAGTTTTGGATATCATTAATTGCTGAGATAAACGCTTTTTcgtgtgtaaaaataatacatcgctgcaataaattgtattatattcgTCAACACATCGCGTGTGTTATTACTGACACTCTTCTGTGGGTCAAGGCCAAAATACTTCTTATTCCGCCATAAGGATGACCTGTGCCTCAGCAGACCTGTGCCTTTTGGCTGTTGATGATTAatgatgatatatatatatatttttaaatttagaattactgccgtatgtatacaaaataacgGCTACAATCACAGTAAATAACATCAAGGCATCAAATTGAACAACGGCTAtgaattgcaaaaaaaaaacggtcaATATCTGGCATAACAATAAGACGATgattttgcataattttattgatctaAATAACCGTGGATCATTGATCATCGGGTCAATAATACGTATTAGAGTTGTCACTATTCATAGTGTTGTGATTTtgagataatattttgtgcAAAACTGagtatcgatatcgatattttgttatgatttttataaataccacAGACACATTGATATCTGGGCTGGAGCGACTATGTAATTCATAAGGATTATCCCTATCCTtatatactataaaacaaagtcctcgccacgtttgtctgttcgcgataaacttaaaaaagactgcacggatttttatatttttcatgcgTTTTCATTCCAATAGTATTGGAGTTTATCGTGCAAAGACATTACCAACACAAACGCGAACTACTGACTGGATTTATTGACTGGCTGATGATAAGAAAAGCCTTGGTGTATATTTTACGCAGGTGGAGTCAAGAGGGAAAGCCAATATTATTTGGAAGGTATAAGGTTGTTCCCAAATCGATATCGATAGTTATTAGAAAGGTGCAACACTAGAGCAGTGTTGTGCAAACCTCAGTTGACCGATGGTGCGTGCCAAATGACTCGATCGATCATAGGGTATCATAATCTGTGCCCGGGTTCATAGCTCATTGTCAATGTCCCAGGTGTGCCGAGGTGGATAGTCTGTGGATGAAAAAATGTaacgaattttaatattcccaATACTGAATTAGTTACTTACGCTAAATCaaatgagatatttttttcttaattatatttcttctacTGGACTTCTGACCAGGTTTCTCTACAACTGGATATCTTTGATCCAatgttatttactatatttcttaatgtcaaaaacaatttatatgtgACTTTTGTGAATTTGGTTTTAAAAggctttaataatttacttcaAAACCAAATAGTATGAAACCAAGAAATTGATATCATTCgtatttggttatttaaagagcatttttattacttataccacggggcttcgctcctttAGAATATTGGGACAAAAGATATCCAAAGTCACTCAGGAGGTCCTCATTCCTGAGTATATAATAGGaataaaggttatttttctatcacaagcaaatttttattatttcacttaaaataatattgtattattactaaataGTGCTTGTATTTTCTAactaagaaacaaaaaaagtacACAAACCTTCactaaaacacaataaaaaggAACTTTCAACTCAAATAGAAGTCACATCGGGGGCCAAATTGTCAACAtatcaaagaaaaacaatCTGGTGTCCCTTGATGTGTGAATTACATGACCCAAATCTGTTAACAGCCCCAATAAAAATAGCCAGGTCCGGTCCGGATATCGGGAATTTTCTCACCCTCAAAAATTTAACACGTGCCAACTCTACACCGCgtcaatgaaacaaaaatgacCAATAACCACTATATCGTAGAGTCTAAACGGACTGCACGAAAGTTTGGCATGAAAATTGTGACGTGCCAACACTAAACGCAATTAAGCAAGCGAGAATATTACGTAATGTGTACAATATAAAGTCGTAAAGAACTGCAGGAGATAACTTGGTTTTGTAGTGAGTTTTCTCTCTGTGATTTAAGCCCATATGTCGAAAACAAGTGAATGGTCTTCTTAACACCGGACACCCCAAAATGAGGGTAGCTAGGGTGATCCGGGGTTTATTGGAATTTCCGAAGGTTTATTTTCACACATACACTTCGCTTGGGGTAGATTGAGtggaaaatatgatttttttttttgcgatttttcatacaattggCTTCAACTTTCAAACTATTCAAATCggacacattttttataataataatatataaaaaagtattatatatacgtaAGTTGTATgatatgtataaaaacatttccaaaatacgcctgcctgacgtctaCCCCctttaagaatattatttttgccaaGGCTATGGTATCGATCATTATAAACGTTTCAGCTGAACACAAAATGGTAACATTTTCTTTCACTATTTTGAGAGCATTCTCACTCGTATTCTAACATATTCTTGGTTTCATCATCGGCTGTGATGCCATAAATGCGTGGCAttgctattatattttatgcacatctatattattattataaagaggtaagtgtttgtgagtttgtatgtttgaggcaatctacgaaactactgaaccgatttcaaacgatctttcaccattagaaaggtacattgtccaagattgctataggctatattttatctcaaaattcccacgggagcgaagctctgggcaacatctagttgtaGTATAAAGcgtcaaaattaaaagcatGGGTTAAAAAGCTACTCAAAGAGCTTTCACTTCCTCTAAAACCCTCAAAAGCTCGCAAAGACGCAATAAGCCAATAATTTATAACCATAAACCAACCCCTGAATTATTCACGACATGGTCACGTGATATCCTCAACCGGAAGTCGCTCAATTGGGCGGAAAGGCTTGACCGGGGGTCGAGTGACCCTTCCCGCCCGCCCTTCAACGCGTAGGGCAGCTTTTCAACTTTGAAGCTTTTTTGAGGCGTTTCAATAGCTACATCATTTGTGGAGAATTTTTTTGGTgaattagctttttatttgaagatccagcaaaggattttttaactttggaatgagaataaaaaaaaaaaaatttcgttCCAAAATCTGTGaaatcttttttaatattataaattcgaaatttgaaaagaTGTTTGAGTCAATcatggaaattctactccgacaATTTTGATACGACTTaagaaatgcgaaagttggCTCGCTACATAATCTACGGAACAGTTTgcgatgtaattttatatacacgcgtagaatataacctacaAAGGCACACAGGTCTAAAGGAAATTCCCAAGtagtccagtggttaagacggcTACATTATTAGCCCTTTACGCTTCGCttcgataaaatatttgttaaatttgtaaaacatcATGTCCTATAATGCTTCCCGCAAGGTTAACTGACCTGAACTGTAGGTCTAAATTCTTTGTAATAGACATAAAGGGGTATATAATCagtgtataaaataacatcagcacagatattatattataggtacatgCAAGCCAAGTATTCACGACACCCACCGTCTCGCAGCGCCTTCACTGTAAAAATTGTGGATCCGAATATTATTTTGAGCGTGAAGGCCATATACTAACAGTGTTACacggaattttatttttaggaattttgaaaaaattggctcggatcttggatgtttatctatatatgtatttgttataaaatatagtatcgttgagttagtatcccataacacaagtctcgaacttactttggggctagctcaatctgtgtgatttgtcagtatttatttattttattatttatttatttactatacttATATTCGGTGGTAGGTATTTCCATTTGATCTTTAATTTATGGTTATAAGTTCACATGCGGGGAAATTATGCGGTTTGTGGGGTCAATTTGGGGTCATCCCCAAAGGTCAGCCGGTGACCGATAACGAAAGCGGCCTTCTGTGAAAACGCCAACGTGTCAATTCTGTCACCAAGTTgagtttgttataaaatagtacTTCTCGCAGACTTAGGgcgcataaataaataaataaaatatatatggataaATCACATACattgagttggccccaaagtagCGAGACTTGTGGGATAAACTCAAcgacatatattttataacatatacatatatagataaatatccaagacccaggtcaatatgaaaaagttcattttccattttgacctgaccggggatcgaacccgcgaCCTctagtgtagcagtccggcgtgatgactgATCATTGCTCAGACGCGTTAAGTTGCGACGACGCACCACGTTTTAGCTTCGTCGTGTTCCGTTGTTTTCCGAGAACGAACGAacttagaaattgtatgatgTTTCGATGCACGTCAACTCATGTCAGGATCAAACCCCATAGAAAACCAACGGAGCTGCAGCGTGGTGCGTCGTcgaaattgttgtattttaatgtatataatctAAATGTCATTGCCATCATCGCGTCCCGCCGAAACAGGAGCTACACAAACAAAATTCCAGCCGCTTTTGTACACAAAGAGTGCGGGTTTGATGCCCGGCAGTGACCGGACCGTGGGCTGTCGCCATTTTTGTTGGCGCTGAGCCAACTGACCGCGGCACGCGTGTGTCGATATACagggtaattatttttatatttaaacatagtaaaaatcatttattcgaccaaaatctaaatatagtAAACCAATcatcatatattaaatatataggacaaatcacacagattgagctagccccaaagtaagttcgagacttgtgttatgggatactaactcaacgatactatatttacacatccaagacccggatcaatcagaaaaagatcattttccatcatgacccgaccggggatcgaacctgagacctctcggttcagaggcaagcactttaccactgcgccactgaggtcgtcatataaataaaatcatggaaaacttacaaaatttcatatttcttataatctgtgataaaaattgtgttttgcATTTTTAGTAAAATCTAGCAcaagtaagaaaaaatacaatatttggaGACTATCAAGCATTATTTAATCACCCTGTACAACTATTAGCCGTAAAGCGCATCAACTCTTtggaaaactttattttcgcCGGACGTCGGCTGGCCGCCGCCCGGCTCAAACTACAGTGAGTGTAGAAAACAAGCAATCATGTTTAGTTTATCAAAAGTGACATATagaatattctttatttctttgctTGTTTATGGcgaatctgaaaaaaaaaaacttttctttcTAAAAGCATAGTTTTTTTCGAACAATCAGTCGATTGTTTCATCGATGGTTTCATCAGAAACTGCATCAGTCAGCTCTTTGGcttattactataaaatagatatactggaaataaaattaactgaaTATCTTGTAActccaatattttattgtattttttaaatttcaattcttCGCTTCAAAAGTTGGAAAGTGGTCTGAGGAAAAGGAAACGACAGATTTTTCTCAGATAAAAGAAAGAGACAGAGCGAGCGGTTTCCTTAAAAGATTTGAAGTCTTATCTGTGTACGCACGTTATTTCAAATATCCACAAATAGTAGGCATTCGGCGACTTGACTGCacaaataaatgcaataattCTTGTCgcagtttatttttgtaacggCTTAATTTTAGTATAGGTGCCTACATATTAGTGATGTTTTTATCGAGAAATTTCGAAAATGAACCAATATAATTGCAAAAAATTACCGCGTAGATGGAATTATCCTTGTTTACATTGTTacagatttaaatatattattgattttgatgattttttttttataaacaataataggtgggatttttttattatctgatTTTAGCATATTTGGGtggaaaatttaaagttaaaa
Encoded proteins:
- the LOC128674163 gene encoding uncharacterized protein LOC128674163 isoform X2 translates to MVRWRYFLVVALLLLLPVKTGSKLDDDDEEERPDESDEEEDDDDDDDDEETSEKNDREPPSTAARRAPTAPVVTTKAATKMSTVTKTEKKRPLECYVCAYKSETPMRSCLDPTKFRVHTLTCHSADDKCFTSIISKHNAYEAVVRGCRSNCIGTPDTTCCELNRCNNQALAMPTPAPKSLVAADTATSSAPEKSLQPNVLFFVTILLVLQTVVRVVIV
- the LOC128674163 gene encoding MATH and LRR domain-containing protein PFE0570w-like isoform X1, encoding MVRWRYFLVVALLLLLPVKTGSKLDDDDEEENLAGGGPEPAAEPDKRPDESDEEEDDDDDDDDEETSEKNDREPPSTAARRAPTAPVVTTKAATKMSTVTKTEKKRPLECYVCAYKSETPMRSCLDPTKFRVHTLTCHSADDKCFTSIISKHNAYEAVVRGCRSNCIGTPDTTCCELNRCNNQALAMPTPAPKSLVAADTATSSAPEKSLQPNVLFFVTILLVLQTVVRVVIV